TGTTGTCATTTGGTTGTGCAGTCAtttcttccttctcttttttcatttgtagCTGTTACACCTATTTTCTTACCCTTATATTTGCAAAACTACTTTGGACATTTTTCGTCTATGCCTGTCTAAtttcatttgcaaaaaaactgaTCTGAAACCATTGGGGGAAACAATAAGCATAagtctgtgtctatgatgtttTCATTATTTGATTTAGCTAtctgaaaaaaatcatgatcGTATTGATCATACAATGTTATGattgcaatattttaaataaatgaacataatTCAGTCCATAGACCAGGAGTGCTGATCTTTTCTTTGGAAATGGGGGACTTTACACTGATACTCAAGTAAACTAAATTGGGGAAGTATGCTCTTGCTGCACAGTACATACATAATCTAACTAACCAATGTAAGGCAACTTCCTTATATTGCATAATTAGCAAGATTAGGAAGTAGATTATCAGTCTTGCATTGTGCTGGTTCATGTAGTTCTGTCTGCTCAATCACCAACATGGCTGTTcactttcttctcctcctcactGGACTCACAGGTCAGTGACAGGAATCATTTTAACTGTGCATGTATTGTTTCCTTCTAATAGTTATGTCAAAAgttgatgataataataactaacAGTTTGACAAGTAATGTCCATCAGTTTTGTATACGTTTTGAAGAATACGTTGGCCTAATGTGTAAAATAATAGCGAcagttatatattatataacagtagGCAGGTTGTATGAAGAAAAATTATTGTATATGAATATAACCTTTTTAATTGTACTTGTTGCAGGAATTCACAGCATAACTACAGTCAGTAAAGTGTCAGTGAAGGCTGGAAGTTCAATCTCTATCCCGTGTCTCTATGGTGTACAATACACAAACCATGTAAAATACTTATGTAAAGGATATTATTGGCACTCCTGCTCCTATATaatcaaaacaaaccaacaaagtTCAGGAAGGTTTTTGATCTCTGACGACAAAACCCGAAGTATCTTCACCGTGACTATTCATAATCTGACAGATAAGGATACTGATTATTGGTGTGCTGTGGAGATTATTGGAGGGGCAGATGTCAAAGCGTATTTTTACCTTTCTGTCACCAGAGGTAAGAGCCCTTAAAGCATCTTTCTGCACATTTCAAAACCATTGTGACATTTTAAGAATTTGTTTAGAAAAACACTCAgcaggtttttaaattttgcaACAAAGAGTAGTTATTTCCTTATGTACTTTGTGAGTCAAAAGTAAGAATGCATGCTAAATTGAAAGGGATAATGTATCTGCCCAATGTAACCACTGTACAAAtgcaaaacatatttaaagCATCACCTATGTCTACAAGTTATTAAGCAACCTACAATTTcctattcaatttatttttccattaagATACATCACATCTCTATGCGGATCACCAGGAGATTACAACGTTTAATGGAGATAATATAACCATCAATTGTTACTATATTAACACTGGAGAAATGAAGTGGTGCAGGCTGGGCAGCTCCTGTGTGACGAGGTCGTCTGGATCAATAGATGGAACAAAAGTGACCATCAGTGAAGGGGGGCCCAGTGTTTTTACTGTGACTATGAGTGGACTGAGGACAGAGAGCAGCAGCTGGTATTGGTGTGCCAAAGGAGACTTACAGATGCCAGTACACGTAACTGTTGGAGAGAGACCACTAGTGCCTACCACTAATAAATACTACAATACTACTACTTTTATAAGTAAATTATTTGATGAGTTATTTGATTTAACATAGAAGAGATATTAGGAATCAATATTGTTGTTTTACTCTACTTatcattgtcttgttttgcATTAAAGCCCCCCTTGCAACAAGAAGCCATTTAACCACCTCATCACCTGAGCCTGTCAGGTTAGAAGCTTTCACTTTTGCATGCAACTACATTGGTAAACTGTTTAAACAagtatgtttattttatttgtattgtgtgcttaaaatgtgttttgcagtGCTTTCGATCATCTAAAGCACTTCCTCATCCCTTTGAGTTTGCTGATCTTCATTGTAATGGTGCTCTTGCTCATCTGGCTCATGTTGAAAAGACACAGTAAGTAAATGCTGATTAATCCAGTTCATACCAAATATGTTTGTAATTCCTAAATATGCTTACTATAAATGTAGATTATTGTGCATTATTGTCATGAGCATTGATAGTCACGTTGTCATTGCTTCACTTTTAGAACAGACCAGAGCAGATTCATCTGCTACAACAACGGTAAGATAAGGAGTATGCATTATGGATAGAAACACAATTGAGAACCTCTGTGATCATAAATACAGGAATATGTTCTGTTATGTGCTCCTTCAACACAGAGGACGTGATGCACAGTACtcttaagaaaaagaaaaaaaaactcctggcTATTTAAGGAAATCTATGAAAATGATTGTAGCTGTAGCTGATctattcatttcctttttttttaaggaagacCCTCTCCAtaattattcatattttctttgGAAACTTTTACTAGTAAACTTGTATGGTAATCCCTCTCAAATATTTACTTTATCTCCAGGCACTGGACCTTGGGGGACAAGCCTCCATTGCTACCCCCTCTCTCTGTAACTCTCTCCCTCAGGTAGTCAAAACCGCACTCAAAACCCACCTATTTAAATTGACTTTATAATCTTGTAATTTACTTCACATTGTTGTAGTTATATTGTTGTATATTTGTATGGCTTTACTGTTTCTAACTTTGTTAATATGTATAGGGCATTTGAGTTCCTtttaaaagtgctatataaaatctattatttattattattacaattattatgAAATGGTTCATACTTACCATTTTAACCAAGGTTGTTATGTTGATGTGTAACCTGATCTAGTCTAATGAAATGGTAATAGCTTTTATTTGAATAACATTTGGTTTGCTCCTTGATCAGACTGAAGAGGAAGCAACATACTGCAATGTTAGGCACATGGGAAAAACTTCAGACAAGGTAGCCCTAAACCAGTAAAATTACAACTTGCATTAGACAATACAAGTACAGAAAAAGACACATAAGTACACTCCAAttgcatttattatttcatcatACTTTTGTAATTGAATGAAGCAAAACAAATGGATAATAAttgtctcttctttctctcccagAGGTCAGATGAAAAGAGTGAGCTGGATGGGACGTACAGCTCTGTGGTTATTGTAGGACAACAAACTCCCAAAAGGGTAAATTTTAGGAGATGCAATGCTCTTAGTCTGGTTTATCTTTGATTGTTTTTCCTAATTGTCATTTCCTTCTGTTGTGCAACAGGTTGAAGCAAGAGATGAGGATGTAACATATAGCATGTTGGCTCAGCATCAGCAAAACCTGTAACTGTTACCCCTACATCTTACCCATCCATCTATGACTGGACTTTTAAATGACACTGCTGCAACGTGTCATATGTTCTTTGGTTTTAAATAAGTTAAAGCTTTTAcatcttttttagttttttaaaagggtttaCACTTCTCCTTTGTTATATTTCTCTACATAgctgcaaaacatttcaaacaaataCTGACCTGGGCCTAAATTTTCAATAGCATCCTTAAGCTATGATTGCAAACTCCATTTACAAACCTTGAAGGTGAAATATGaaatactgacagctagcgtttaaaatagttactgcactccaaattcaaaatactggagaaaGTCGTCTCTCCcagcccctcctccccagacttgaaGTTCACAGAGGTTCTGTGCATAGGTTCAGTCTGAGACCccagcatccacaacaatgttgctagacacTTGTCTTATATAGacagacattacttcacagcacagcagagtAGCTATCGTTGGATGCTCGCTgtattgacagtcataaaaaCCTGTGCTCATGCTCTCTACCCGAAACACATAGAATTATGTTAGGAACCGCTAAATGCCCCACAACCTCGCTGTCCTCTCCACCCGACTGACAGTTactttctttgcttttcttttcgACGGACTGAACAtactttattggcttagaattacggcaacaattgctaaacacactgcaaactcacgGGCCTCTCTTCACGATTTCCAGCCCCTCtttcttggcttaaaataactcactGTTGTTGACTGCAGCTACTGAACAGGCTACACGTTATGAACAGGTGTTAAATCTTAGAGCAGACAAAAGTTGACATATCGGCAATAACAACAGCATGTCTTTGATCACAAAGCTATAATACAGTTTAGTTTTGTAAAAGTGgtcatgttaatgttatttAATGTCGCTCATAAAATCCGTTTAAAAAGGGGACGTAACAGATATGCCAAGTGCATGAGAAAAACCTCAGACGAGGTAACTAaacaatttaaaccatttaatGTAATACACAAGCTTGCTAAAGTAATccatttaatattaaaatatataccaGTGATGAACtgaaacatatttaaaatgaatcaaaaaTGGAAACATTCATCTGTGTGTTCTTCTTTACCCAGATGTCTAATAAGGTTTACAGGTTGAAGTGTCAATAGCAAGACCCCAAATTACTACCAATACTGCCCACTGGTGTTTGAATGTGCATGTATGTTTATCTGacgagcaggtggcaccttgtatgaaAGCCTCAGCCACCAGTGCATGAATGTGTTAGTGAATTGGGCCTGTAGTCTTTATATTGCTTTGAGTagtagttaagactagaaaagtgccaTGTGTGATATGGAAGGAATATGAAGTTATGTGGTTAAAGCAACAGACAAAGGGGAAATATTAAGATACCTTATCCCAGACGTTCAGTATTTTCTGAAGACCATTTTGTTGGTGTCTCACCAAGTCAAAATGGTACCCTTTAATTGTCACTTATTTTTTCTTCCAAACTGGTTTCATTTTTGCTTGCTTGGAAAAATGATTTGCTCTTCCTTGctcattttaattttgacagATTCATTTTTACAACAGGGCTTTGGAAGTCTTTAAGCGTATCTCCAATAGCCGTATACTTGGGTTTACTGCTCTCACTTATTAGGCATACATTCACAATACGATCCTGGTTTTCCTATACTTTTCCTACCTATTTTCAGGATGTTTATAAAATCATATTATATAGCCTACTAGCCACGTgttttgggttttctttttctgtataTACCATATAGGCTACtcttgtaattaaaaaaaatgtacagtaattgCATGTTTGGCGAATAAGTCATTGAAAGTCATTTGTAACTGAATAAAGATAAATTTGCATAGAGAAGTACAAAACCATTTTATTCCACCTGCTTCGTAAAGTTGCAAACATTTGAAGGGGGAATTTGCAAAAACATCCctgttttatgaattttgatttttttttttattgtgcactCACAGTGTTAGTTTATTGATTTGGGGTGTGGCTTGTATCTCTTTTTGCAAATTAACTCTTAATTTTACTCAGTGCATTGTTATGCATAGTTATAAAAGTAGGCCTCTTTAGAAAAAGTAGAATAACACATTAAATCTATTTAAAGAGAAATCCACTGTTAGTTATGGTAAATAACTTCACGCATTATATTGTGCCTTTAACTATTGCCACagaaaaactaattaaaattaataaacaataacaataaaaaattatTGAATATGTGGTTCAGCTCACATATTCaataattattgttttaatattaatgtttaataatttagttttttgtccTAGTTTTTATCCGTAGAATCCGGTTCATTGCCGAGTACAAGGAATTTGCTTTGGTGCTtagacaaaaacattaatatataatacaaatcaatacaatacaaatgtttaaaaaaatgctcatTTTTAAGGAACGTTATTTGCCAAAGTCAACATAAGAGATAACATTTAGAGCCAGGGGTCATTAAACAACAAGAAACATGGCTTAGGCCtacacaattcttttttttaagataaaattTCGCAACCATGGCTTGATGGGAAACCTTTTTACTCAGGCACATATGTGGCCGTTCCGGGTCCTGAGCCTGGATGTGATAGGTCTGGATTTTATTGCAGTGCAGTCTCCTTCAGCTCGCCCTTCTACCGGTGACGCCTGCTTTGGCCGTGCGGTGTTAGGAACATCTCTAACAAAGTCAACTTTTGTTTACCGTTAGCACCATCCGCTACTGGTAAGAGAGCTATTTATTCCGCCTGACACTGTTATTCATCTCCATAACAAGCGAGAAGTAGTGTTTTAGGGTTTTTTAATACACACCGGTACTTTGCAGGCTAACAAAGTTAGCTAAGCTAGCTGCACTTGGCATGCGTCGGACACATGTCAAGTTAAAGCAGGGGATGTGTGCTTTCAGTTAAACGTTACATGCTGCTAATAAAACGGCGGGTGTTCTGCAGACTTAcgccaagaaaatattcacaaCTTATTACTTGAACGTTTGCCATCACTTCTTTAACTTTCCTACGGCCTAGTTAGCAGTAGTGAGGTAACGTTAGCTGATAATGCCTTTTGAACTGGTTAATTTACTCTTCTCGCTAACTGGCACCGGTATGTGCCTTGCCACGCCTAGCTGTGTCTGCCAATTTACTTGAAGGACTACCTTAATAAGAGACGGGTCTTAACTAGTCACTCCAGTGCGGCAAAATGGCTCCTCTCTGGCTCAGTAACCTTGCCCATCAGCTGTCATGTATGGCTATGACTACTTGCAGCATTGGTATGCTGTCACTGTGCAAACTGTTCAATTAATGTGTTCAGTAAATCCTAGTTTGTGAAAATGGACATATCAGCACTTGCACCCTCAAATTGGTAACATGAAACACATCCCATTTTAGAGAGGCTTTGAATGTAGCCTACAGCAAAGTGTTTTACATTATGAGCTGACCCAAATGTTACAGCCTGTGCGGCAAGGAAAGGGCTAAATGCATCTTGTCATTAGCTTTTCCTTCAACAGGTGTAGCAACCAAAGGATGAACAGCTACTGTCGCAATTGGCATCCTCATGTCAACCAGgcttgttttcttaatttaaaaaaataatgcatcTTCTATACCAGCCAGTATTTTACATAAGTCATTTGCGCACAAATTATTCTCACAGTGCATTCATAGATCCATCGCTTTTGTATACTTTAACCATACGGTACATATGTGTCCATGAGCGGTACAATTGAGAGACAGCAAGACCTGCCTTGAAGTCCAAATATTGATGACCTGTCATACAAAGACAGTTGCTTGCTACCTAACGGTTTCCCTTTTCAACCTTGCGTTTGCAGCTGTTAAATCGGCATTATGCATATGTCACATGTCTTAATGCA
This window of the Etheostoma spectabile isolate EspeVRDwgs_2016 chromosome 17, UIUC_Espe_1.0, whole genome shotgun sequence genome carries:
- the LOC116705473 gene encoding uncharacterized protein LOC116705473 — translated: MAVHFLLLLTGLTGIHSITTVSKVSVKAGSSISIPCLYGVQYTNHVKYLCKGYYWHSCSYIIKTNQQSSGRFLISDDKTRSIFTVTIHNLTDKDTDYWCAVEIIGGADVKAYFYLSVTRDTSHLYADHQEITTFNGDNITINCYYINTGEMKWCRLGSSCVTRSSGSIDGTKVTISEGGPSVFTVTMSGLRTESSSWYWCAKGDLQMPVHVTVGERPLVPTTNKYYNTTTFITPLATRSHLTTSSPEPVSAFDHLKHFLIPLSLLIFIVMVLLLIWLMLKRHKQTRADSSATTTALDLGGQASIATPSLCNSLPQTEEEATYCNVRHMGKTSDKRSDEKSELDGTYSSVVIVGQQTPKRVEARDEDVTYSMLAQHQQNL